taactttgcgggtcctattaccccattGAACAACTTCACAATAGTATGTACACCCCATTTTTCACCTAATACCACTTATACAAAAATGTTTGTAAGTCACGCACGAATAGTCACTTGACATGtgttaaaagtaattttacattatttttatttgatttctttgcttttcttttaattttctttttcctttgtttttctttttaactgtttctctttcttcttcacccTCATTCTGTGTTCTTAACTTTTGTCATTCATTTCGTTGTGTAGAACAGCCGTCAAAGCCGCTGTGGCGGGACAAAATTTTCGAcaacattattaattatttaaataacttcCTTCTTCAACTTCTTACTCCAAAATCGAGTTTTTCATAGTTTCGTTATTCCTAAATCTAATATTGGTAAATAATCAAAATCTAAATACTCATAATATTACCAAGTCAAATTATGACATTTAAATaactttcttcttcaacttgttACTCCCAAATCGATTTTTTCATAGTTTCGTTATTCCTAAATCTAAAACTTGATTTGTAGGAGGAATAAAATCACAAAACTAAtttgttttacaaaaaaaaaagaataagaatgaacacaataatatttgttttttaaaaaaaatggagggAAGGCATTGATTTCCAAGAAATATGGATAAACTAATCATGGTAGGGAAGATGAGAAAAaagattacaaaattaaaaactattCATAGTAaagctttaaaaaaatcaatacatgggtttttatatttttttcaaaataattggGAGTGCCACATGGCAATTTTACGTTGGTCTAAAGCTATATGAACAATCCTTCACGCACCCAAATTTCGTGACAACACGAGTGGTGTTAAAATTAGTCAAAAGGGTGTGTTTATTGTAGATTTAGATAGTTTCGTGGGGTTATTATGACACAcgcaaagttaaggtgtctttttgaaaattcgatACAACTTCAATGGTAACTTTATATCTTTTCTCTCAAAAGAAAAAACTGCAAAAGAATGATGGAGTTAACTAGTTGATGAAAGACTAAAAGAGTATATCTAAGCTTAATTGCATGCTTAATATATTTTCCACAACAACATGGCCTTACATCTTGTTTTCTGTAAGTGTTATATCCATATTTTTGAATTGTGCCTGTGAGTTGAGTATGATTAGGTATATTCAAGGAACTCTTAACATATTACATCAAATTTAGCAATAGTCAACACTTCAAACTCTGTGAATATACTTATTTTACAGGTCTTGATCCAGTAGGAATGTTGATGATGCCTCAGAACCAGAAGTAATCAAAGACTGGAATCTTTCAgcaaaaagaataaagaaaaaaaggggTGGGGGTGTGAAAGTTGTATACATGATAAATATGCCCCAATTTACAACAAACAATGGTTAATAAAACTAGACCATTCACACACTAAACTTGCTATTCTACAACTCAAGGGAAGCCAATGAGCTATTTGATTCCCAAGCAAAAGCCAAAATGAGGAAAACTAAATAGATGAAAGGTCTTCATATACAGTCTTGATACCTGGTCTCTCAGATACCGAACGTATGCATCTTAGAGCTATTGCAAGAACCTCCTTCATTTGCTTCTCCATTGCTTGATTTCCCATATCAGATGACAATGCATTATCAAAACAGTCGAATCCTCCACCTTCTGCCACTTTCAACCTTACCCAATCAGTCAAGTCTACACCACCATCTTCACCAGAAACAACATCACCTGCACATTTCCCAGTTAAGACCTCCAACAGAATGACTCCGAAAGCATATACATCTGATTTGAAGGAAGGCACTGGTTTCTTCGATGCAGCCAACTCTGGTGCACGATAACCTAACACTCCAGCATCAAGAATTTGTTCAATTGTCCCCGCTTGAGTCATAAGACGGTGAAGGCAGTAATCACCAACTCGTGCATTAAGATCAGGACCATCTAACAAGATGTTGGTTGCTTTAAGGTTTCCATGAGGAACCTCACGGTCAAAATGGAGATAATTCAGGCCACGCGCAATATCAACTGATATTTTGATTCTTTGGGGCCAGGTTAGTGGTGGACCTTTTCTTCCAGGCCGATCTGCAAAGATGCCGCATGTTAAATGTATATACAGAACCTTTACTCTATACAAACTACACAAAAGCATACAAAATAGTAGAGAAGTTGAGCAGGTAGAATTATCAATCGAAAATAAGGTATTTGAGCATTGAATTATTTGCAGTTCATTGTGACCTTTTTATGAGCAAAGTACCACAACTGCTGAACCTTGCTGCCAGTACAGAGATATTAAGCAAGTAAAGGCCTGCTTACACGTCCGGTCGGACGTAGTGTATAGGGCCTTGGCCAAGTTTAAAGCTTTCCAGCAATAAATCAGAAGCTAGACTTCAGCAGTTTAAGTTGAATTCCATAGTGAAAGTGATACTGTATTTCATATTAATGCAAACTGTAACTTGATTGCAGGAATTCACAAGGAATTCGAGGATCAAGTGACTTTTTCAGGAGTTCTCTCAAGAAGAACAGctaaagaaagagaaatatcGAGAGAATAGAATCAGAAAAGAAAGAGTTTAGTTTCATATGTGATTGTGAATGAACTGATTACAAGCTATATAATGAATGAGTGAATTAAATGGACTCACTCTGCTAACTAAAAAGGACATGGCTTCTTATCCTTAATTTGTGTATCACAGAACGAGAAAATTCATGCACCACAACTGTCAAGATATCAAACTAACAAATTGATTGCCATGAAATACTAAAACATATCAATTAATGAAAGATTAAAAGTAGTTATGAGTTCAAAGCGTTATAGCAAACGATATGCAAAAGACGAACTGCAAGGTGGACGCAAGAAGATAAAGTTTACCATATAGAAAGCTTGACAGACTTCCGGGAGATATGTAATCTGAAAGAATAAGCTTCTCATGTTGTGTAGGACCCCAGTAGTAACCTCTTAATCCCACCACATTTGGATGCCTAATGTTGGCAAACTTTTTAGCCTCCTTTGTGAAATCTTTTCTCTGTTTGGCCACTCCTTCTCTCAACCATTTCACAGTCAAGAGCAACCCGTTATCTAGTGTTGCCCTGTAAGATGTTCCATGGCTGCTTCTGCCTAAGACTTCAGCTGGTGCCCTAGATAATTCCTCAGCTGTAAAAGTGATTGTATCATCAAGGAAGAACAGCTCTCCAGCCAAATTATCAGCAAGGCTTTCTGCACTATATGATTCCCCTGACTCTGGTGACCAAGTGAAATGACTCGTTTTCGAAGGGGAGAAACCTGTCGTTTTCTCATCAGCACTAATTACTTCTGATGATGATGCTTTCCCTGAAGCAGCTGCAACATCTTGTGCTGAAACAACTGCACCTTCTCTACTGCTAAAACCAGAAGGATTTGATTGGGTTTGACGGTGGATGTCTTTGTCAGTAACATGTGCCTGAGAGTTCCTCGATGCCCGTAAGTAGAATACAAAAATGGCTAGCAAGATtaaaacaacaagaacaaccACACAAACAACAATGATCACCACTTTGATAATAGTTTTAAGTTGCCTGCTCTTATGCTTTTCTGCTGAAGCTTGACCCGATCCTGAGGGAGGATTTGGAAACTGAAGTTGAGAGTTTCCCGGGTAGAAAGATGATAAAGGGAactttctcaaattctcaggtacaACACCGGAGAAGTCATTGAGTGATGCATTAAAGCTTTGGATACTGTTAGGCAGGTTTTTTGGCAGTTCACCCGAGAAATGATTCTCTGAAACATCTAAAGAAGTAAGAGAGCTAACATTACCCATGGAAGTTGGCAAAGATCCAGAGAAATTATTTCCTGATATATCGAGTACTTGAAGTGCAATCAATGATCCAAATCCGTCAGGAAAGTAACCAGCGAGCTGATTATGACAAAGATCTAGAACACGAAGCTTAGGAGTACTAGCCGGAGGAGGGAAATCAATGCTTCCAACAAATGCATTGTTTTGTAGGTGAAGTTCTTCAATAGTGGGCAAAGTTAGTAGAGAAGTAAGAAGATCCCCATCCAACTG
This window of the Solanum pennellii chromosome 2, SPENNV200 genome carries:
- the LOC107011652 gene encoding probable LRR receptor-like serine/threonine-protein kinase At4g20940, with the translated sequence MKLFKFLIIFVLYFGSVIGQLPSPDILALLEFKKGVEHDPTGFLLESWNEESIDFNGCPSSWNGIMCNGGNVAGVVLDNLGLVAHVDLTVFANLTKLVKLSMANNSMVGKMPNNIGRLKSLQYLDLSGNLFNSSIPPEVGQLGRLKNLSLAGNNFSGMIPETISGLVSMQSLDLSHNSFSGALPSSLMKLAGLVYLNLSVNGFTKEITKGFELMENLEVLDLHGNMFDGNLDVEMLMLTTATHVDLSGNLLVNTASQQVKFLPGLSESVKYLNLSHNQLKGSLVSENEAQIFGNLKVLDLSYNQLSGELPSFNFVYDLQVLKLANNLFSGFIPNDLLKGDALLLTELDLSGNNLTGSISMITSTTLRTLNLSSNALSGELPFVTGTSAVLDLSKNQFKGNLTRMLKWGNVEFLDLSQNHLTGNIPEVTAQFLRLYHLNLSGNTLTGSLPKVITQFPKITVLDLSFNQLDGDLLTSLLTLPTIEELHLQNNAFVGSIDFPPPASTPKLRVLDLCHNQLAGYFPDGFGSLIALQVLDISGNNFSGSLPTSMGNVSSLTSLDVSENHFSGELPKNLPNSIQSFNASLNDFSGVVPENLRKFPLSSFYPGNSQLQFPNPPSGSGQASAEKHKSRQLKTIIKVVIIVVCVVVLVVLILLAIFVFYLRASRNSQAHVTDKDIHRQTQSNPSGFSSREGAVVSAQDVAAASGKASSSEVISADEKTTGFSPSKTSHFTWSPESGESYSAESLADNLAGELFFLDDTITFTAEELSRAPAEVLGRSSHGTSYRATLDNGLLLTVKWLREGVAKQRKDFTKEAKKFANIRHPNVVGLRGYYWGPTQHEKLILSDYISPGSLSSFLYDRPGRKGPPLTWPQRIKISVDIARGLNYLHFDREVPHGNLKATNILLDGPDLNARVGDYCLHRLMTQAGTIEQILDAGVLGYRAPELAASKKPVPSFKSDVYAFGVILLEVLTGKCAGDVVSGEDGGVDLTDWVRLKVAEGGGFDCFDNALSSDMGNQAMEKQMKEVLAIALRCIRSVSERPGIKTVYEDLSSI